CCCGGTGCGCGAATCTACTTCTAGGCCGATGTAACAAAGATTAGTGCCACAAGCCCACTTGGTTTGGGGATAAATACCGCTGGGCAAGACCTTCACCCATTCCGAGGAGCGGTAGAAGGATTTATAGATCGTCAGCACATCATCCTTAGTCAGACCAGGATCACGCATATTTGCATAGACCGTAGACAGAATGCCGCGCACCATTGGCATCAGGTGGGGAGTGAATTGCACCAATACTTCCTGGCCAGCCAGATCGGAGCAAATTTGTTCGATTTCTGGGGTGTGGCGGTGTTTGCCAATTCCATAGGCACAAACCGAAGCCGATGCTTCCGCCAGCAGCATATTAGTTTTGGGTTGTCTGCCGCCACCAGAAGTGCCCGACTTGGCATCAATCACGATCGATCGCAAGTCAATTAAGCCCTGTTTTAATAATGGTTGCAAGGCCAGCAAGGTAGCGGTGGGATAGCAGCCAGGACAACCAACTAGATTTGTTTCAGCGATCCGATCGCGGTAAATTTCTGGTAGGCCATACACAGCACTGGCAGCCACATCCAGATCATCCCGCTCGGTTTTGTACCAATCGGTGTAGGTTTGCAAATCCCGAAACCGATAGTCGGCAGATAGATCCAAGACTTTGCAGCCCTTGGCCAACAATTTGGGGGCAAGTTTACAAGCCAGGCCATTGGGTAATGATAGAAATACAATCTTGGCGCGATCGGCGATCGCTTCGGGTTCAGCATTTTCGATCGTGATGTCAATGCTATGAGCCAAATGGGGATAGAGATCGCCAAACCCACTGCCTGCGCTGCCACTACCACCCATATAGGCAATTTCCACCAATGGGTGCTCCACCAGCAATCGGGCTAGCTGCACGCCACCATAACCAGATGCGCCAATAATCGCTACTGGCAATTGCTCAGTTGACCCCATACCTTAATCACCTCAACATATACGACCGAAGCTTGATATCGTTTTTAAGTTTTGACCAGGCTTAAGCAATATCTACTTTTTTACTAAAGACTATTTGCGCAAAATTCCCATAAGAGGGCAAACAAATACGGTTAAAATCGCAACCCTTCAGTCCCACGATCAGGCGTTTGCAACAGCTCTAGTAATTAATTCAACTAAAATAAATAATCTAGTCAAATAAGTCTATCTAGCCTACCTTGATTAGGGACAATTACTACCACATCTGGCCTACTTTTTTATGTCTGTTGTAAACACTAGGCTGGGCTAAGCTTTCATTCTAGCGATCGAAGAGCAGCCACAAAGCGCACAAGCGCAATATTCTAGAATTAAGATTAAGCTTAAGATAGTTTTTTCTAGCTCTACCTGGTTTCTTTCGATCGCATCTTTGTCGTCTTTGTCGTCTCTAACTCTTTTGCTACTGGCGATTGTCTGAGAACCCTATTACAACCTCAGCGATTTGCTTTGTTGGCCCGTTTGTCCCCTTCATTTTTAAACTCTTCATTCTTAATAATTCAATGATCGCAACCTTGAAAAAAATGAACGCTTATCTGGCCGCTATGGTGGGGGGCACGATCGTGCT
The sequence above is a segment of the Pseudanabaena sp. PCC 7367 genome. Coding sequences within it:
- the argC gene encoding N-acetyl-gamma-glutamyl-phosphate reductase — encoded protein: MGSTEQLPVAIIGASGYGGVQLARLLVEHPLVEIAYMGGSGSAGSGFGDLYPHLAHSIDITIENAEPEAIADRAKIVFLSLPNGLACKLAPKLLAKGCKVLDLSADYRFRDLQTYTDWYKTERDDLDVAASAVYGLPEIYRDRIAETNLVGCPGCYPTATLLALQPLLKQGLIDLRSIVIDAKSGTSGGGRQPKTNMLLAEASASVCAYGIGKHRHTPEIEQICSDLAGQEVLVQFTPHLMPMVRGILSTVYANMRDPGLTKDDVLTIYKSFYRSSEWVKVLPSGIYPQTKWACGTNLCYIGLEVDSRTGRVIVTSAIDNLMKGQAAQAVQSMNIMMGWPETTGLPKLAFYP